In Chitinophaga nivalis, a single genomic region encodes these proteins:
- a CDS encoding DUF6603 domain-containing protein, whose amino-acid sequence MSDIATLTPFSTIVQQIAAKQDILLDANLVGQLAIGRFGKEITPDPCVLSNSVVVENGASYLYLSGTIKNILSCADISTDILLFDIDNATAGVRERNLILFLHLPATFSPDELFRHFKQVGETTDNLATDETALLEFGFSDQQAPVLFFSSTDSVADFMHYPAAFEALRPWKAVIKGTACNLTVTPAPALATVFNFLSLSGSFNVTGNIDGDTNCLSLIYPLQVTQNLGPFHFTLYQLHISLNLALTGISLPAVGLSGHVDFGIATADLAANIDIIGKELSFAITDIHVAMAALDTFSGKFAGTALSGFLPGALADAGSLYVTILQAVIALEEKQVTQIGFQLTTEKPIAFIDDVITVTPYFTFQIGAPFDADEREIAVRIDGAWELGTSFFDVAIVDTFTAGKADYLISGALRMGQTLDIGALTDKIIGKEVIPAGLVIADFEFEASVNSNSLEVSLDVLSDWELELGGAAFAIQEVDMSFGYASKQLTECTVYGRLELFSLDITVSGEYYQDSGWVISGGLAPDEKLEISALLRNIIGTFSAARPTALMDQVQQFVGDVTVESLLMIYSVQPGTFSLFAELDNVLHFPCLSINKVITQVDITDHVLTGNCLINLQIGGADIFLRMEKKDDGWIFAGGLPENTTLPAGKLTADLFAKFTGVRLPEFLSGISITLLYITYNTANQDYTFQIKGTMKIGASTPDISLDTSMTHGADQSYAQKIKAVIVTRTSLADMAVAFGFNGTALPGILEDLVFSGMSFSYDSVTGITEYTGEGDLTIEGQTVALQLAVRQSGNTASYAGNFIWLPDTDDKNSGLHFLLESTQDVTSSLLALSLVFTIKGVRIDLRASATSSTEAGMKISDQQFSGGTNHLRLSVTDVLDELLQFSCPDYKTLIPVGFLPDIIIQDIFITYDGSTRQTDVVALVTVDDKAVKIFFQHQAAGKTLPESRYVFGITADLADLGQLPLVGGELQAVSLNGTGFVYTSGAGDFFLPEMNTGTAASGATPKLVLPAAANKLGKGLNLMGAINLPGQPPFSLLLPSSGVNAAVPATPAPIAAAPAAAETGPMVKWFQFGQKMGPLTVNRLGFAYNLHNSKKIALLLEADLAAGGLVLGLEGMGVSILPGDLFQGKIDSLSFELSGIGLTFEKGPVEISGAFTRTTQQVNNVAVDVYNGGVILKMQQCMITGIGSYAKTGNDASLFVYGLYEGNIGGPCFFFVTGIAVGFGYNRKVNIPAVNEVHQFPLVAMAMQPDTSKGILDILRDLETADSAGNLPIAIATGEYWLAAGIKFTSFKIIESFVLLTVNFGHDVEFAILGLSRLKWPEQSISPSPIVYIELAVLAHFGPGSAVIAVEGILTPNSYLFSRDCILTGGFACYTWVSGQHEGDFVITLGGYHPRFKKPDHYPSVPRLGYVWRISSMLSITGEMYYALTPTAIMAGGRMEVLFQIPVLSASLTVWADMLISWAPFQYYLDIGVCVKIDAHISIAFISIHFSLEMAAELHIWGPPFAGEAYVDWTIFSFTIPFGASEKTAPVPLEWNQFAGTYLPPAPINTVISRGIIKQIKDPADNRQVKYTIINPHELELTVDAVIPATDLLFNGAAIPDTIPMRSGTGTTITRNNVEVNNTYAAREKEIGIRPCGLGAGDQLVFSLSVTVSLAHVAQAMTISCMAKGVTDALWGSEVRTTDNQQPGTAKVIKNVLTGLTIRPPLLPQVSSVRELDFSRLFDLSEILFSWNQEMAVTGKAYHAYDVFDTIKSSYVSKEAVSERNRLLSLFGQVTGVTWETDITEMNTIMTAPGIYFKAPPVLCQTGEIPQYPTDTQ is encoded by the coding sequence TTAAACAGGTGGGGGAAACAACAGACAATCTGGCTACAGATGAAACAGCCCTGCTGGAATTTGGTTTCAGCGATCAGCAGGCGCCGGTCCTGTTTTTTTCTTCTACCGATAGTGTGGCGGATTTTATGCATTATCCTGCCGCCTTTGAAGCGTTAAGGCCCTGGAAAGCCGTCATCAAGGGAACCGCCTGCAATTTGACAGTTACGCCTGCTCCTGCACTGGCAACGGTATTTAACTTCCTCTCGTTATCCGGTAGTTTTAACGTGACAGGAAATATAGACGGTGATACCAACTGCTTATCGCTGATCTACCCCTTGCAGGTAACCCAAAATCTGGGTCCTTTCCACTTCACGCTGTATCAGCTGCATATTAGCCTGAATCTGGCTTTGACCGGTATCTCCCTGCCTGCAGTGGGTTTGTCCGGGCACGTGGATTTCGGGATAGCTACTGCTGATCTCGCGGCTAATATTGATATAATAGGGAAGGAACTAAGCTTTGCCATCACGGATATACATGTTGCCATGGCCGCACTGGATACCTTCTCCGGCAAATTTGCGGGAACGGCACTCTCCGGCTTCCTGCCTGGTGCGCTGGCTGATGCCGGGAGCTTGTACGTTACGATATTACAGGCAGTTATTGCGCTGGAAGAGAAGCAGGTAACACAGATCGGCTTCCAGTTGACCACAGAAAAACCCATTGCTTTTATAGATGATGTCATCACGGTTACTCCTTATTTTACCTTTCAGATAGGGGCGCCTTTTGATGCTGATGAACGGGAAATAGCTGTCCGCATAGACGGAGCATGGGAATTAGGTACTTCCTTTTTTGATGTGGCTATCGTAGATACTTTTACAGCGGGGAAAGCAGACTACCTGATTTCCGGCGCTTTGCGCATGGGGCAAACATTAGACATCGGGGCGCTGACAGATAAGATCATTGGAAAGGAGGTAATTCCTGCAGGACTGGTGATTGCGGATTTTGAATTTGAAGCATCCGTGAACAGCAACAGCCTGGAGGTTTCGCTGGACGTGTTGTCCGACTGGGAACTGGAACTGGGAGGCGCTGCTTTCGCCATACAGGAAGTGGACATGTCCTTCGGCTATGCCAGCAAACAACTCACCGAATGTACCGTATATGGCAGGCTGGAATTATTCAGTCTGGATATAACAGTTTCCGGTGAATACTACCAGGATAGCGGATGGGTTATTTCGGGTGGATTGGCACCTGATGAAAAATTAGAGATCAGTGCATTGCTGCGGAATATTATCGGCACCTTTTCAGCGGCCCGGCCAACGGCATTGATGGATCAGGTGCAGCAGTTTGTGGGTGATGTTACCGTGGAAAGTCTCCTGATGATATATAGTGTGCAGCCAGGTACTTTTTCATTGTTTGCAGAACTGGATAATGTCTTGCATTTCCCGTGTTTGTCCATCAACAAGGTGATTACGCAGGTGGATATTACGGATCATGTGCTAACGGGAAATTGCCTGATAAACCTGCAGATAGGCGGCGCAGATATTTTCCTGCGCATGGAAAAAAAGGACGACGGATGGATTTTTGCCGGTGGTCTTCCTGAAAATACTACACTGCCCGCCGGTAAATTAACAGCTGATTTATTTGCAAAGTTTACCGGAGTGAGATTACCGGAATTCCTTTCCGGCATTAGCATTACCCTGTTGTATATCACGTACAATACGGCCAACCAGGATTATACTTTCCAAATAAAAGGTACGATGAAGATCGGCGCCAGCACGCCCGATATTTCACTGGATACCAGTATGACGCATGGGGCGGATCAGTCTTATGCGCAAAAAATAAAGGCGGTTATTGTTACCCGCACCAGCCTGGCAGACATGGCTGTGGCTTTCGGTTTCAACGGAACAGCACTCCCCGGCATATTAGAAGACCTGGTTTTTTCAGGGATGAGTTTTTCTTATGATAGTGTAACCGGGATAACCGAATATACCGGTGAGGGAGACCTGACGATAGAAGGGCAAACGGTAGCCTTACAACTGGCTGTCAGACAGTCTGGAAATACGGCCAGCTATGCCGGTAACTTTATCTGGCTTCCCGACACGGATGATAAAAACAGCGGCCTGCATTTTCTCCTGGAATCGACACAGGATGTGACCTCTTCTTTACTGGCGTTATCACTTGTTTTTACGATTAAAGGCGTGCGGATCGACCTGCGTGCCAGCGCCACCAGCAGCACAGAAGCGGGTATGAAAATATCCGATCAGCAATTCAGTGGCGGTACCAATCATCTGCGTTTATCCGTTACCGATGTACTCGATGAGCTGTTGCAGTTTAGCTGTCCCGACTACAAAACATTGATTCCGGTTGGTTTTCTTCCGGATATTATTATACAGGATATCTTCATTACCTATGACGGCAGTACCCGGCAAACAGATGTAGTAGCATTGGTGACGGTGGATGATAAAGCCGTAAAAATATTTTTTCAACACCAGGCCGCCGGGAAGACGCTTCCGGAAAGCCGTTATGTTTTTGGTATCACGGCAGATCTGGCAGACCTGGGCCAGTTGCCGCTGGTAGGCGGTGAGCTGCAAGCGGTGAGCCTGAATGGTACCGGATTCGTATATACTTCCGGCGCCGGCGATTTTTTCCTGCCGGAGATGAATACCGGTACTGCTGCATCAGGCGCCACCCCGAAACTGGTGTTGCCGGCTGCCGCCAATAAATTAGGTAAAGGATTGAACCTGATGGGCGCCATCAATTTACCCGGTCAGCCACCTTTCAGCCTGTTGCTTCCATCCAGCGGCGTGAACGCGGCAGTGCCGGCAACCCCTGCACCAATAGCCGCTGCACCGGCAGCAGCAGAAACAGGCCCGATGGTAAAATGGTTTCAGTTCGGACAGAAAATGGGACCGTTGACGGTAAACCGGTTAGGCTTCGCCTACAACCTGCACAACAGTAAAAAAATAGCGTTGCTCCTGGAGGCCGATCTGGCTGCAGGCGGGTTGGTACTGGGACTGGAAGGGATGGGCGTAAGTATTCTTCCCGGCGATCTGTTTCAGGGAAAAATAGATTCCCTGTCTTTTGAATTGTCGGGTATCGGATTAACGTTTGAAAAAGGCCCGGTTGAGATCAGCGGTGCATTTACGCGTACCACGCAACAGGTAAACAATGTAGCGGTAGATGTATATAACGGGGGCGTGATACTAAAAATGCAGCAATGCATGATTACAGGGATCGGCTCCTATGCTAAAACAGGTAACGATGCCTCCCTGTTTGTTTACGGATTGTATGAAGGTAATATCGGTGGTCCGTGCTTCTTTTTCGTCACCGGCATTGCAGTCGGATTTGGTTACAACAGAAAGGTAAATATTCCTGCAGTAAACGAAGTGCATCAATTCCCGTTGGTGGCCATGGCGATGCAGCCTGATACCTCAAAGGGCATCCTGGATATCCTCCGGGATCTTGAAACAGCAGATAGTGCAGGTAACCTGCCCATCGCCATTGCTACCGGTGAATACTGGCTGGCGGCAGGTATTAAGTTTACTTCTTTTAAGATCATAGAGTCTTTTGTATTGCTGACGGTGAATTTTGGACATGATGTCGAATTTGCCATATTGGGATTATCCCGGCTGAAGTGGCCGGAACAAAGTATTTCCCCATCCCCGATTGTATATATTGAACTCGCGGTGCTGGCTCATTTTGGGCCAGGCAGTGCCGTCATTGCGGTGGAAGGTATCCTTACGCCTAATTCCTACCTGTTCTCCCGGGATTGTATCTTAACCGGTGGCTTTGCCTGTTATACCTGGGTTTCAGGACAGCATGAAGGCGATTTTGTGATCACACTCGGTGGGTATCATCCCCGGTTTAAAAAACCGGATCACTATCCGTCTGTCCCCAGGCTGGGCTATGTATGGCGCATCAGTAGTATGCTCTCCATTACCGGAGAGATGTATTATGCCCTTACGCCAACGGCTATTATGGCTGGTGGCAGAATGGAAGTCCTTTTCCAGATTCCCGTACTCAGTGCCTCACTGACGGTGTGGGCAGACATGCTCATCTCCTGGGCGCCTTTCCAGTATTACCTGGATATAGGCGTTTGCGTTAAGATAGATGCGCATATCAGTATCGCATTTATCAGCATTCATTTCAGCCTGGAAATGGCCGCCGAACTGCATATCTGGGGGCCTCCCTTTGCCGGAGAAGCCTATGTGGACTGGACCATATTTTCCTTTACGATACCTTTCGGTGCTTCGGAAAAAACGGCGCCGGTGCCGTTGGAATGGAACCAGTTTGCAGGTACCTATCTGCCACCGGCTCCCATCAATACGGTTATCAGCAGGGGCATTATCAAACAAATAAAAGATCCTGCAGATAACCGGCAGGTAAAATATACCATCATCAATCCACATGAGCTGGAACTCACCGTCGATGCCGTTATTCCGGCTACTGATTTGTTGTTCAACGGCGCCGCAATACCGGATACCATCCCCATGCGGTCAGGTACCGGTACGACCATCACCCGGAATAATGTGGAGGTAAACAATACCTATGCAGCGCGGGAAAAAGAAATAGGGATCCGGCCGTGCGGATTGGGTGCTGGTGACCAGCTTGTTTTCAGTCTGAGCGTAACCGTGAGCTTAGCACACGTAGCGCAGGCCATGACCATTTCCTGTATGGCCAAAGGGGTTACGGATGCGCTCTGGGGCAGCGAGGTACGAACCACGGATAATCAGCAGCCAGGTACCGCAAAAGTGATAAAGAATGTATTAACCGGCTTAACGATCCGCCCACCGCTGCTGCCACAGGTTTCCAGTGTACGGGAACTGGATTTTTCCCGGTTGTTTGACTTGTCGGAAATCCTGTTCAGCTGGAATCAGGAGATGGCGGTAACAGGAAAGGCCTATCATGCTTATGATGTATTCGATACCATCAAAAGTAGTTATGTAAGTAAGGAGGCTGTCAGTGAAAGGAATCGTTTGTTATCATTATTCGGCCAGGTTACCGGTGTTACATGGGAAACAGATATAACGGAGATGAATACCATCATGACCGCACCGGGAATTTATTTTAAGGCACCGCCTGTATTATGTCAGACCGGTGAGATCCCACAATACCCAACCGATACACAATAA